From Scytonema millei VB511283:
CCCTAGTCTTGCTTTGTTGCAACAATATTTACTCTTTCATGGTGTTAACTGAAACACCAAATGTCGACGATCGCCGCCAATCATTTTATAGTTAGCCTTGACGTTGTTTGTGTTTCGGGTTAGAACAAATAACCATTACCCTACCTTTACGGCGGATAACGTTACACTTTTCACAAATTCTTTTTACAGAAGCTCTAACTTTCATGGCTTTTACATTACAAACTCTATATTATAATACTACGATTGAATTTTCTGCAAGAATTTAACACTCATACTGAGTTTTCGGACTTGGATGTTGCTAAAAATTAACTTCAATTATTTTTTGCGTAATCTATAGGTAATTCTACCTTTAGACAAATCGTATGGCGTGAGTTCGACTTTCACGCGATCGCCAGGTAGAATCTTGATATAGTTACGGCGAATTTTGCCGGAAATATGGGCGAGTACGTTAAAGCCGTTGTCCAGATCGACGCGAAACATAGCGTTAGGCAGCGATTCCGTCACCGTGCCTTCCATCTCAATTAAATCTTGTTTAGACAACTTGTTGATTCCTCAACTCTACTGGTTTTTTTGTGGAATTAGCTCTAGCACTTTTGGACATATTTTTCCACTGTTAATATATCTTATCGAAAATAGGGAGCAGGGTGGCAGCGAGCAGGGAGCAGGGGAAAATAATACCCACTACTCACTACTCACTCTTGAGTTAAGAATTAACTGCCGTTTGCAGATGAGCTGTAACCTGTTCCATAGACTGATTGCCATCGACTGAGACGAGTTGTTGGCGATCGCGGTAGAAATCAATTAAGGGCGAAGTTTCTTGGTGATAGACTTCCAAGCGACGGCGAATCACTTCTTCAGTGTCGTCAGCTCGTCCTTCTTTTTCTGCCCGTTTCAGCAGCCGATCCACAACGATCGCTTCTGGTACTTCTAGATTCACCACTCGCGTAGAACCTTGGTGAAGCTTTTGCAGCAGTTCGTCTAAAAATACTGCTTGGCTGAGTTTGCGGGGAAAACCATCGAGAATCCATCCTACTTGCGCGTCACTCTGCTGAAGGCGTTCGGCAACGAGATCGTTTACTAGTTGGTCGGGGACGAGTTCGCCTCGGTCAGCATAGCCTTGAGCTTGAATTCCCAAAGGCGTGCGATCGCGCATAGCTTGGCGCAGAATATCACCAGTCGAGATGTGAGGAATCTGCCAGGAATTGGCAAGGTGTTTTGCTTGCGTGCCTTTACCTGCTCCTGGCGGTCCCAAAAAAATCAATCGCGGCACTACTTCACCATTCCTTCATAACGCTGGGAGATCACATAGGTCTGAATCTGTTTCGCCGTGTCGATTGCCACACCAACCAGAATCAACAGCGAAGTCGCTCCTAATCCTTGAAAGGTCGGTACTCTGGTGGCGCTTTCTACTGCTGTAGGAATAATTGCCACTGCGCCGAGAAAAACAGCTCCCAAAAATGTCAGCCGATTAAGCACCCGTTCGACGTATTCGCTCGTTGCTTTACCTGGTCTAATGCCTGGAATACTAGAACCCATCTTCTTCAAGTTCTGTGCCAAGTCAACCGGATTCACGATCAACGTGGAGTAGAAATAACTGAAGAAAACAATCATTACGAAGTACACTAGGGCGTAGAGCCAAGGTGTAGAACCGCCAGGACTGATCGCATTGGAGATGTTAATCACATATTCGTTTTGAGTAAACCTAGCGAGTGAAGCTGGCAGAATTAGGACGGCAGAAGCAAAAATAATTGGCATTACACCGCCTTGATTCAACCGCAAAGGTAGATAGCTACTCCGCTCTAGATAAAGCTTGCGTCCTACTTGACGACGAGCTGAAATAATCGGAATGCGTCGCGTCCCTTCTTGAACGAAGACAATCCCGACAATCATGACCAAAAATACGAGCAACAGAACGATGACTCGTCCGATGGTTTCCCTGCCTCCAGTCTGTGCCAGAGTAATGGTATCGCCTAAAGATTTAGGTAGAGAGGCAACAATGTTGACAAAAATCAACAGCGATGCACCGTTACCGACACCTCGCTCCGTGATTAACTCTGATGCCCACATGACAAACATCGAACCAGCTGTGAGTGCGATCGCGGTTTCGATGACAAATACGGGTCCTGGGTTGAGGGCAAACGGTCTGATCCAAATTGCTGCAATAAACGTACTTTGCAGAATTGCCCAACCCAAAGCGACATAGCGAGTCACCTGCGAAATTTGTCTTCTGCCTGCCTCACCCTCATTTTTCTGTAAATTCTCTAAAGCTGGGATTGCAGCTGTCAGTAATTGGATTATGATCGAGGCATTAATGTATGGCAAAATCCCTAAGGCGAAAACCCCCAAAGTTGAAAGTCCGCCGCCGGAAAAGATGTCTAAAAAACCGATGACAGCACTATTATTTTGTACGCTTTGAGCGAACTGTTCGCGGTTGATTCCTGGTACAGGTAAAAATACACCCAAGCGAGCCAAAATTAACATACCGATAGTGACAAGCAACCGTCCTCTCAGTCCGGCTGCTTGTGCCATCTGCATGAAAGTTTCTTGAGCTGTTGGGGCTTTATCTCGACTAATCATAAACGGCTACCTTTCTACTGCCATAGGCATCTTGCGTTAAATAACTTCAGTCAAAAACTTTAGCTACTTAACAACTTCACAACTCCCGCCAGCTGCTTCTATCTTGCTTTTAGCTGATGCCGTAAAAGCTGCTGCTTTTACCTTGAGGGCAACGTTTAATTCCCCATCT
This genomic window contains:
- the rpmJ gene encoding 50S ribosomal protein L36, whose product is MKVRASVKRICEKCNVIRRKGRVMVICSNPKHKQRQG
- the infA gene encoding translation initiation factor IF-1, with protein sequence MSKQDLIEMEGTVTESLPNAMFRVDLDNGFNVLAHISGKIRRNYIKILPGDRVKVELTPYDLSKGRITYRLRKK
- a CDS encoding adenylate kinase, with the translated sequence MPRLIFLGPPGAGKGTQAKHLANSWQIPHISTGDILRQAMRDRTPLGIQAQGYADRGELVPDQLVNDLVAERLQQSDAQVGWILDGFPRKLSQAVFLDELLQKLHQGSTRVVNLEVPEAIVVDRLLKRAEKEGRADDTEEVIRRRLEVYHQETSPLIDFYRDRQQLVSVDGNQSMEQVTAHLQTAVNS
- the secY gene encoding preprotein translocase subunit SecY; the protein is MISRDKAPTAQETFMQMAQAAGLRGRLLVTIGMLILARLGVFLPVPGINREQFAQSVQNNSAVIGFLDIFSGGGLSTLGVFALGILPYINASIIIQLLTAAIPALENLQKNEGEAGRRQISQVTRYVALGWAILQSTFIAAIWIRPFALNPGPVFVIETAIALTAGSMFVMWASELITERGVGNGASLLIFVNIVASLPKSLGDTITLAQTGGRETIGRVIVLLLVFLVMIVGIVFVQEGTRRIPIISARRQVGRKLYLERSSYLPLRLNQGGVMPIIFASAVLILPASLARFTQNEYVINISNAISPGGSTPWLYALVYFVMIVFFSYFYSTLIVNPVDLAQNLKKMGSSIPGIRPGKATSEYVERVLNRLTFLGAVFLGAVAIIPTAVESATRVPTFQGLGATSLLILVGVAIDTAKQIQTYVISQRYEGMVK